In one window of Duganella dendranthematis DNA:
- a CDS encoding ParD-like family protein codes for MGIVNIDDELHDQLRKASAVACRSINAQAAFWIKIGMLCEMNPTQSFNDIVSRELRAAGVDAQVLRTVSS; via the coding sequence ATGGGTATTGTGAACATCGACGACGAGCTGCACGACCAGCTGCGCAAAGCCAGCGCGGTGGCCTGCCGCTCGATCAACGCGCAGGCGGCGTTCTGGATCAAGATCGGCATGCTGTGCGAAATGAATCCGACGCAGTCGTTCAACGACATCGTCAGCCGCGAACTGCGCGCCGCCGGGGTCGATGCGCAAGTATTGAGGACGGTCTCATCATGA
- the map gene encoding type I methionyl aminopeptidase codes for MTKRPQEIALMAESGRLLAGVFSHLDQLNLIGMSTMAVNDLVDRYIVDDLQARPASKGQYGYAYALNASRNSVVCHGVPSASEILQDGDIVNFDITLEKNGYIADSSKTYLVGVVSSAARKLVQVTYEALWMGIHTVRPGAHLGDIGHAIARHASRNGYSVVREYCGHGIGREMHEAPQVLHWGKPKTGLVLREGMVFTIEPMLNQGGRAVHTKDDGWTVVTDDGKLSAQFEHTVAVTRTGVQVLTLRPDERALH; via the coding sequence ATGACCAAGCGGCCGCAGGAAATCGCGCTGATGGCGGAATCGGGACGGCTGCTGGCCGGCGTGTTCAGCCATCTCGACCAGTTGAACCTGATCGGCATGTCGACCATGGCGGTGAACGACCTGGTCGACCGCTACATCGTCGACGACTTGCAGGCGCGACCGGCCAGCAAGGGCCAGTACGGCTACGCCTATGCGCTGAACGCCTCGCGCAACAGCGTGGTATGCCACGGCGTGCCCTCGGCCAGCGAGATCTTGCAGGACGGCGATATCGTCAACTTCGACATCACGCTGGAGAAAAACGGCTACATCGCCGATTCCAGCAAAACCTATCTGGTCGGCGTCGTCTCATCGGCCGCCCGCAAGCTGGTGCAGGTGACCTATGAAGCGCTGTGGATGGGCATACACACCGTGCGGCCGGGTGCGCACTTGGGCGACATCGGCCACGCCATCGCCCGCCATGCCAGCCGCAACGGCTACAGCGTGGTGCGCGAATACTGCGGCCATGGCATCGGCCGCGAAATGCACGAAGCACCGCAGGTGCTGCACTGGGGCAAACCGAAGACGGGCCTGGTGCTGCGCGAAGGCATGGTGTTCACCATCGAGCCGATGCTCAACCAGGGCGGCCGCGCCGTGCACACCAAGGACGACGGCTGGACCGTGGTCACCGACGACGGCAAACTATCGGCGCAGTTTGAGCACACGGTCGCAGTCACCCGCACCGGCGTGCAGGTGCTGACGCTACGGCCCGATGAGCGGGCGCTGCACTGA
- a CDS encoding NAD(P)-dependent oxidoreductase, translating to MKLAIFGASGATGRLLVEQALAAGHDVTVLLRSAGSLPLDDVRVQRIVGQLDQPDAVAAVVQGADAVISVLGVRKGGALTVCTDGIRSMLQAMQHTGTQRLIALSAYGASETRDHSWFIRLVRKIIREKMRDKDAMEKLVRASTTDWTLVRPPALTNGAATGAYRASTSLKPGITGRLSRADLAGFMLSVAERGDFLYQAPVVSI from the coding sequence ATGAAACTTGCTATTTTTGGCGCCTCCGGCGCGACCGGACGACTGCTGGTCGAACAGGCATTGGCTGCCGGACACGACGTCACTGTACTGCTGCGCAGCGCCGGCAGCTTGCCGTTGGATGACGTTCGTGTGCAGCGGATTGTCGGTCAACTGGATCAGCCTGATGCGGTAGCCGCCGTGGTGCAAGGCGCCGATGCCGTGATCAGCGTCCTGGGTGTCCGCAAGGGCGGTGCGCTGACGGTTTGCACGGACGGCATCCGCAGTATGTTGCAAGCCATGCAGCACACCGGCACACAACGTCTGATAGCGCTCAGCGCCTACGGCGCATCAGAAACGCGAGATCACTCGTGGTTCATCCGCCTGGTGCGCAAGATCATCCGCGAAAAAATGCGCGACAAGGATGCCATGGAAAAACTGGTACGCGCCAGCACCACCGACTGGACCCTGGTCCGCCCTCCCGCGCTGACCAACGGCGCAGCCACAGGCGCCTACCGCGCCAGCACCAGCTTGAAGCCGGGCATTACCGGCAGACTGTCGAGAGCCGATCTGGCGGGCTTTATGTTGAGCGTGGCGGAACGCGGAGACTTTCTTTACCAGGCCCCTGTGGTTTCCATTTGA
- a CDS encoding inositol monophosphatase family protein produces the protein MNPMNHPDFDLLQQVVQAVQSAGQAVLARFSADARPRDRNDIGNLIAANDTISRDILRPALSAACADARWDDDEAGAGALPPGAWWVTDPVEGAINHIHGLPDWGVTATLVRDNLPVLTAVHLPLSGDTYTALRGGGAWLNGIRLHVSGKTELNAAMVGTGQAVPDEGSAVYQRTGSSVTAMLEAALVVRVSVPATLQLVQVAAGRQDLFWQYSQVRSGLVAGALLVAEAGGSVTDLDGTPWHLDSSGFLAGAPALMASAVTILAGEDAR, from the coding sequence ATGAACCCCATGAATCATCCGGACTTTGACCTGCTTCAGCAGGTAGTCCAGGCAGTGCAGTCGGCCGGCCAGGCCGTGCTGGCGCGCTTCAGCGCAGACGCCCGTCCGCGCGACAGAAACGACATCGGCAACCTGATCGCCGCCAACGACACCATCTCCCGCGATATCTTGCGGCCCGCGTTATCGGCCGCCTGCGCTGACGCGCGCTGGGACGACGATGAGGCCGGTGCAGGCGCCTTGCCGCCCGGCGCATGGTGGGTTACCGACCCGGTCGAGGGTGCCATCAACCATATCCACGGCCTGCCTGACTGGGGCGTTACGGCGACGCTGGTGCGCGACAACCTGCCGGTGCTGACCGCAGTGCATCTGCCCTTGAGCGGCGATACCTATACCGCCCTGCGCGGCGGCGGCGCCTGGCTGAATGGCATCCGTCTGCACGTCTCCGGCAAGACCGAACTGAACGCCGCCATGGTAGGCACCGGCCAGGCGGTGCCGGATGAAGGCAGCGCGGTCTATCAGCGCACGGGCAGCTCGGTGACCGCCATGCTGGAAGCGGCGCTGGTGGTGCGCGTCTCAGTTCCCGCCACCTTGCAGCTGGTGCAGGTGGCGGCTGGCCGTCAGGACTTGTTCTGGCAATACAGCCAGGTGCGTTCCGGCCTGGTGGCCGGCGCCCTGCTGGTGGCGGAAGCCGGCGGCAGCGTAACCGATCTGGACGGCACACCGTGGCATTTGGACAGCAGCGGTTTTCTCGCCGGCGCGCCGGCATTGATGGCCTCAGCCGTTACCATTCTCGCCGGAGAGGATGCGCGATGA
- a CDS encoding TetR/AcrR family transcriptional regulator, giving the protein MNNSHSKPARLQPRKAPSQPRSAQTVEAILTAAAHILERHGLEGYTTNAIAAKAGVSIGSLYQYFPTKDAVTVALIEREMARVVDEAMQALKLADRQAALQQLIEVAVRHQLRRPALAALLDFEQHRLSAIMPPSGNRMTMRAALVEFLGRDAAAPELVAEDLMELISALTDAAGRRGNVEPAQLVERIGGAVRGYLSVL; this is encoded by the coding sequence ATGAACAACTCGCATTCCAAACCGGCCCGCTTGCAACCCCGCAAAGCCCCGTCCCAGCCCCGTTCCGCGCAAACCGTTGAAGCCATCTTGACGGCGGCTGCTCACATTCTGGAGCGGCACGGACTTGAGGGATACACAACCAACGCCATCGCCGCCAAGGCGGGCGTCAGCATCGGCTCGCTGTATCAATACTTTCCAACCAAGGATGCGGTGACGGTCGCGCTGATCGAGCGCGAGATGGCGCGGGTGGTCGATGAGGCGATGCAGGCGCTCAAGCTGGCTGACCGCCAGGCGGCCTTGCAGCAGCTGATCGAGGTCGCGGTGCGCCATCAATTACGCCGGCCAGCGCTGGCGGCCTTGCTCGATTTTGAGCAGCATCGTTTGTCTGCAATAATGCCGCCGTCCGGCAACCGGATGACGATGCGCGCGGCGCTGGTTGAGTTTCTCGGCCGCGATGCAGCCGCGCCGGAGCTGGTGGCGGAAGACCTGATGGAGCTGATCAGCGCGCTCACCGATGCCGCCGGACGCCGTGGCAACGTTGAGCCGGCGCAGCTGGTGGAACGAATTGGTGGCGCCGTGCGCGGCTACCTCAGCGTGTTGTAA
- a CDS encoding PhzF family phenazine biosynthesis protein, which translates to MSRGFKQVDVFSAVPFQGNPLAVILDADGLSSDQMQAIARWTNLSETTFVLPPTDPAADYRARIFTTQEEFPFAGHPTLGTAYALLQAGRQPKTPGVLIQECGVGLVPVRIADDGALGFRAPPARFEEMNAAQLPLLHRALGVAPRHAPVAADMGICWLIVRLETVAECLSVAPDASALDELMQLTRCNGVALYAPHATGGPADYEVRAFLLENGLLLEDPVTGSANACIARLQPGEGYRVRQGTALGRDGRVTVVYENDEPWIYGQSVTIIDGQINC; encoded by the coding sequence ATGTCCCGTGGTTTCAAACAGGTAGACGTTTTCTCCGCCGTTCCGTTTCAAGGCAATCCGCTGGCCGTCATCCTCGATGCCGACGGACTCAGTAGTGATCAGATGCAGGCGATTGCGCGCTGGACCAATTTGTCCGAAACCACCTTTGTGCTGCCGCCCACCGATCCCGCCGCCGATTACCGGGCGCGCATCTTCACCACGCAGGAAGAATTTCCGTTTGCCGGCCATCCCACCTTGGGCACGGCCTATGCGCTGTTGCAGGCCGGGCGGCAGCCGAAGACGCCAGGCGTGCTGATTCAGGAGTGCGGTGTCGGACTGGTGCCGGTGCGTATTGCCGATGACGGCGCGTTGGGATTCCGCGCGCCACCAGCGCGGTTTGAGGAGATGAACGCTGCCCAGTTGCCGCTGCTGCACCGCGCCTTGGGCGTCGCGCCAAGGCATGCGCCGGTGGCGGCCGACATGGGCATCTGCTGGCTGATCGTTCGTCTGGAAACGGTGGCCGAGTGTCTATCGGTCGCACCAGATGCCTCGGCGCTGGATGAATTGATGCAGCTAACCCGCTGCAACGGCGTCGCCCTCTACGCCCCGCACGCCACCGGTGGCCCGGCCGATTACGAGGTGCGCGCCTTCCTGCTGGAAAACGGCCTGTTGCTGGAAGACCCGGTAACCGGCAGCGCCAACGCCTGCATCGCTCGCTTGCAGCCCGGCGAGGGCTACCGCGTGCGCCAGGGTACTGCACTCGGCCGCGATGGCCGGGTCACGGTGGTCTATGAAAACGACGAGCCATGGATCTACGGCCAGTCCGTCACCATCATCGATGGTCAAATCAATTGCTGA
- a CDS encoding TetR/AcrR family transcriptional regulator yields MNTTTTSETNDVRATILATGQRLMAGKGFSAVGLNEILTGAGVPKGSFYHYFGSKDAFGEALLDTYFDDYLAELDVTLAQPGMNMAQRLISYFEVWRQTQSFFDCQGKCLAVKMAAEVADLSEAMRLSIKRGTSGIVRRLAAAIEAGVAEGSLSIAADADSTAHSLYQLWLGTSVMVKIERDVAPFTTAMNTTHQILHLPQH; encoded by the coding sequence ATGAACACGACAACCACTTCCGAAACCAACGATGTACGAGCGACCATTCTCGCCACGGGCCAACGCCTGATGGCTGGGAAAGGCTTCTCGGCGGTCGGGTTGAATGAAATCCTGACCGGCGCCGGTGTGCCCAAGGGATCGTTCTACCATTACTTTGGTTCGAAGGACGCGTTCGGCGAAGCGCTACTCGACACCTATTTCGATGACTATCTGGCAGAGCTGGATGTGACGCTGGCGCAGCCCGGCATGAACATGGCCCAGCGCCTGATCAGCTACTTTGAAGTCTGGCGTCAGACGCAGTCGTTTTTCGATTGCCAAGGCAAATGCCTGGCCGTGAAAATGGCGGCCGAAGTGGCGGACTTGTCGGAAGCGATGCGCCTGTCGATCAAGCGCGGCACCAGCGGCATTGTGCGCCGGCTGGCAGCCGCGATCGAAGCAGGGGTGGCTGAAGGCTCGCTGAGCATCGCCGCCGATGCCGACAGCACCGCACACAGCCTGTATCAGTTGTGGCTGGGCACCAGCGTCATGGTCAAGATTGAACGCGACGTTGCGCCATTCACGACCGCAATGAACACCACGCACCAAATCCTTCATCTGCCCCAGCACTAA
- a CDS encoding type 1 glutamine amidotransferase domain-containing protein, giving the protein MKKVLMVLTSHDQLGDTGRKTGFWLEELAAPYYTFKDAGVEVVLASPLGGQPPLDPKSNEPSFQTDLTRRFEQDAAATAQLAATVRLDSVNQADFDTVFYPGGHGPLWDLAEDKNSIQLIESFLAANKPVALVCHAPGVLRHVKTPAGRPLVEGKKVTGFTNTEEEAVGLTNVVPFLVEDVLKANGGVYSQGPDWGSYVVSDGLLITGQNPASSSAAAALLLKQIA; this is encoded by the coding sequence ATGAAAAAAGTTTTGATGGTTCTGACCTCGCACGACCAATTGGGCGACACCGGCCGTAAAACCGGCTTCTGGCTGGAAGAGCTGGCCGCGCCGTACTACACCTTCAAGGATGCCGGCGTCGAAGTGGTGCTGGCTTCGCCACTGGGCGGCCAGCCGCCGCTGGACCCGAAAAGCAATGAGCCGTCGTTCCAGACCGATCTGACGCGCCGCTTCGAGCAAGACGCCGCCGCGACCGCGCAACTGGCCGCCACCGTGCGTCTGGACTCGGTCAATCAGGCCGATTTCGACACCGTGTTTTACCCAGGCGGCCACGGCCCGCTGTGGGATCTGGCGGAAGACAAGAACTCCATCCAGCTAATCGAATCCTTCCTGGCCGCCAACAAGCCGGTGGCGCTGGTCTGCCATGCGCCAGGTGTGCTGCGTCACGTCAAAACGCCGGCCGGCCGTCCGCTGGTCGAAGGCAAGAAAGTGACCGGTTTCACCAATACCGAAGAGGAAGCTGTCGGCCTGACCAATGTGGTGCCGTTCCTGGTGGAGGACGTCCTGAAGGCCAACGGCGGCGTGTATTCGCAAGGTCCGGACTGGGGCTCGTATGTCGTCAGCGACGGCCTGCTGATCACCGGCCAGAACCCGGCCTCGTCGTCCGCTGCCGCAGCCCTGCTGCTCAAGCAAATCGCCTGA
- a CDS encoding alkene reductase, protein MNHQALLTPTTMGRHILKNRIVLPPLTRQRAAQPGDVPTDLMALYYRQRASAGLMVSEGAQIEPRGQGYAWTPGIYSQEQIAGWRKVTDAVHAEGGIIFAQLWHVGRVSHTALQPDGQAPIAPSAIQAQKVKAFIATSDGAGTLVEPSMPRELSRDDIQQLVALYAQAAQNALDAGFDGVEIHAANGYLVNQFISAHANQRTDEYGGSLHNRLRFLREIVQAVAAVVGPERLGVRFTPLFTGTDQDRVYIGLVEDDPHTTYIEAIKILEQAGVGYLSIAEADWDNAPDLPEAFRRDVRSTFSGHILYAGRYTAERGARLIEAQLADLIAFGRPFIANPDLPARIANGWPLNPLAAASLYGGGAQGFTDYPVFAATNNEEVSP, encoded by the coding sequence ATGAACCACCAAGCACTGCTGACGCCGACCACCATGGGGCGGCATATCCTCAAAAATCGCATCGTCCTGCCGCCGCTCACGCGCCAACGCGCCGCCCAGCCCGGCGATGTACCGACCGATCTGATGGCGCTGTACTACCGGCAACGGGCCAGCGCCGGCTTGATGGTCAGCGAAGGCGCGCAGATCGAACCACGCGGCCAAGGTTACGCCTGGACGCCGGGCATCTACAGCCAGGAACAAATCGCCGGCTGGCGCAAGGTCACCGACGCCGTGCACGCGGAGGGCGGCATCATCTTCGCGCAACTGTGGCATGTGGGCCGCGTGTCGCACACGGCCTTGCAGCCGGATGGCCAGGCGCCGATTGCGCCGTCCGCCATCCAAGCGCAAAAAGTGAAGGCGTTTATCGCAACCTCGGACGGCGCGGGCACTTTGGTGGAACCATCAATGCCGCGCGAACTGAGCCGCGACGATATCCAGCAACTGGTCGCGCTGTATGCACAGGCAGCGCAGAACGCGCTCGACGCCGGCTTTGATGGTGTCGAAATCCATGCCGCCAATGGCTACCTGGTCAACCAGTTTATTTCGGCGCACGCCAATCAGCGCACCGATGAATATGGCGGGTCATTGCACAACCGGCTGCGTTTCCTGCGCGAAATCGTGCAGGCCGTGGCCGCCGTGGTGGGCCCGGAACGGCTGGGCGTGCGCTTTACGCCGCTGTTCACCGGCACCGATCAGGACCGCGTCTACATCGGCCTGGTCGAAGACGATCCGCACACCACCTACATCGAAGCCATCAAGATTCTGGAGCAGGCCGGCGTTGGTTATCTGTCGATTGCGGAAGCGGACTGGGACAACGCCCCCGATCTGCCGGAAGCCTTCCGCCGCGACGTGCGCAGCACTTTTAGCGGACACATTCTGTACGCCGGCCGCTATACCGCCGAACGCGGCGCGCGCCTGATCGAAGCCCAACTGGCCGATCTGATCGCCTTCGGCCGCCCGTTCATCGCCAACCCCGACCTGCCGGCGCGCATCGCCAACGGCTGGCCGCTCAACCCACTCGCCGCGGCGTCGCTGTATGGCGGCGGCGCGCAAGGATTTACCGATTACCCCGTGTTTGCAGCAACCAACAACGAAGAGGTCTCACCATGA
- a CDS encoding aldehyde dehydrogenase family protein yields MNKNIFDGPYYQSIAGKLATSAASFDVFNPATGAVLAQAPAASAEQLEEAIAAAKTAFKSWSQLSYEERQSYLNAYADALQVHRDELARLLTLEQGKPLKTMSEPEVDQSISWIRQIAARRLPVEIVEETDAHVVELHHTPLGVIGAITPWNFPVLLALWKVAPALITGNTMVIKPSPFTPLSTLRFGQIAQSVLPPGVLSVVAGGNELGPQLTAHADIAKISFTGSTETGKHVIRSAAGTMKRLTLELGGNDAAIVLPDADWQAAIPQLFWGAIGNSGQWCVGIKRLYIHRSFHQEFVAAFVDYAKLQKMGDGLDPAVTVGPVQNKMQFDKVRTFLDDIKANGQKVVLGGEIDDSRPGYFIPVTVVDNPPEDAKIVQEEQFAPIVPIIVYDDVEDVIARANNSPYGLGGSVWGRDTKAAVAVANRLETGMVWVNEIHTQGVDIPFGGHKQSGLGTEHGNEGRQLFTNPKTLLIHK; encoded by the coding sequence ATGAACAAAAACATTTTTGACGGTCCTTACTACCAAAGCATCGCCGGCAAGCTGGCGACGTCCGCAGCATCGTTTGACGTGTTCAACCCGGCCACCGGCGCAGTGCTGGCACAGGCGCCGGCCGCCAGCGCGGAACAGCTGGAGGAGGCGATCGCCGCCGCCAAGACCGCCTTCAAGAGCTGGTCGCAACTGAGCTACGAAGAGCGCCAGTCCTATCTGAATGCCTATGCGGATGCGCTGCAAGTACATCGCGACGAGCTGGCGCGGCTGTTGACGCTGGAGCAAGGCAAACCGCTGAAGACCATGTCCGAACCCGAGGTCGACCAGTCGATTTCGTGGATACGCCAGATTGCCGCGCGCCGCCTGCCGGTGGAAATCGTCGAGGAAACCGATGCCCACGTGGTCGAGCTGCATCACACGCCGCTGGGTGTAATCGGCGCCATCACGCCGTGGAATTTCCCGGTGCTGCTGGCTTTGTGGAAAGTCGCGCCGGCGCTGATTACCGGTAACACCATGGTGATCAAACCGTCGCCGTTCACGCCGCTGTCGACGCTGCGCTTCGGCCAGATCGCGCAATCCGTGCTGCCGCCGGGCGTGTTGTCCGTGGTTGCGGGCGGGAACGAACTCGGCCCGCAGCTGACGGCGCATGCGGACATCGCCAAGATCAGCTTTACCGGCTCGACCGAAACCGGCAAGCACGTGATCCGTTCCGCCGCCGGCACCATGAAGCGCCTGACGCTGGAACTGGGCGGCAACGACGCTGCCATTGTGTTGCCGGACGCCGACTGGCAGGCCGCCATTCCGCAATTGTTCTGGGGCGCCATCGGCAACTCGGGCCAGTGGTGCGTGGGCATCAAGCGCCTGTACATCCACCGCTCGTTCCACCAGGAATTCGTCGCAGCGTTTGTCGACTACGCCAAATTGCAAAAAATGGGCGATGGCCTCGACCCTGCCGTGACGGTCGGCCCGGTGCAAAACAAGATGCAGTTCGATAAAGTCCGCACCTTCCTCGACGACATCAAAGCCAACGGCCAGAAGGTGGTGCTGGGCGGCGAAATCGATGACAGCCGTCCCGGCTACTTCATTCCCGTCACCGTGGTCGACAATCCGCCTGAGGACGCCAAGATCGTGCAGGAAGAACAGTTCGCACCGATCGTGCCGATCATCGTCTACGACGACGTCGAGGATGTCATCGCGCGCGCCAACAACAGTCCGTACGGCCTGGGCGGTTCGGTATGGGGACGCGATACCAAGGCCGCCGTGGCCGTGGCAAACCGTCTGGAGACCGGCATGGTGTGGGTCAACGAAATCCATACGCAAGGTGTGGACATCCCGTTCGGCGGCCACAAGCAGTCGGGCCTGGGCACCGAACACGGCAACGAGGGCCGCCAGCTGTTCACCAATCCTAAAACCCTCCTGATCCACAAATAA
- a CDS encoding MFS transporter yields the protein MTIQTGERRVLSMFAALVCIVLVALGLRPGIVSIGPLLPRIIAQFGLSHTQASLLTAIPTLLMGLLALPAPWLARRVGRDRMILIALALLAAASLLRAFAGSATLLFVATAGIGAGIAVAGTLIAGFIKESYPARVAMVMSIYATALALGSSMSALVTGAIAARFDGWRVGAGVWMVSGLVALAAWLLVASGTPKARQTATAKRYAMPIGNRTAWLIALFFACNNFIFYAYISWLAPMYVEYGRNAASASLILAIFTLAFMVANPVFGFLSRNEDRRVPLAISAGIALAGNLLMLVSPTACPWLTVVLIAFGTGGSFTLAMTLPLDNAANADEANAWNAFVLLVSYVIAAAGPLLVGQLRDASGSFQPSLWLIAAVGAAMLAITPFLQPYRPSSITLTQAATKSATNF from the coding sequence ATGACGATCCAGACTGGCGAGCGCCGTGTGCTCTCCATGTTTGCCGCCCTCGTCTGTATCGTTTTGGTGGCGCTGGGATTGCGGCCCGGCATCGTGTCCATCGGCCCGCTACTGCCGAGAATCATCGCGCAATTCGGCTTGTCGCATACGCAGGCTTCCCTGCTGACGGCGATTCCGACCTTGCTGATGGGTTTGCTGGCTTTGCCGGCGCCGTGGCTGGCGCGCCGCGTTGGCCGGGATCGCATGATCCTGATCGCACTGGCGCTATTGGCTGCGGCCAGCCTGCTGCGGGCATTTGCCGGCTCGGCGACGCTGTTGTTCGTGGCCACTGCCGGCATCGGCGCCGGCATTGCGGTGGCCGGCACGCTGATTGCCGGCTTTATCAAGGAGAGCTATCCGGCGCGCGTGGCGATGGTGATGAGCATCTACGCCACCGCGCTGGCGCTCGGCAGCAGTATGTCGGCACTCGTCACCGGCGCGATCGCCGCGCGTTTCGATGGCTGGCGCGTTGGCGCCGGCGTCTGGATGGTATCGGGATTGGTGGCGCTGGCCGCCTGGCTGCTGGTCGCCAGCGGCACGCCCAAAGCGCGGCAGACCGCGACCGCCAAGCGTTACGCCATGCCCATCGGCAATCGCACCGCCTGGCTGATCGCCCTTTTTTTCGCCTGTAATAACTTCATTTTTTACGCTTACATCTCGTGGCTGGCGCCGATGTATGTGGAATATGGCCGTAATGCCGCCAGCGCCAGCCTGATACTGGCAATCTTTACGCTGGCGTTCATGGTGGCCAATCCCGTGTTCGGCTTCCTCAGCCGCAACGAGGACCGGCGCGTGCCGCTGGCCATCAGCGCCGGCATCGCGCTGGCCGGCAATCTGCTGATGCTGGTCTCGCCCACCGCTTGCCCGTGGCTGACGGTGGTGCTGATTGCCTTCGGCACCGGCGGCTCGTTCACGCTGGCGATGACTTTGCCGCTGGATAATGCCGCCAATGCCGACGAAGCCAACGCCTGGAATGCCTTTGTGCTGCTGGTCAGCTACGTCATCGCCGCAGCTGGCCCCTTGCTGGTAGGCCAGCTGCGTGACGCCAGCGGCAGCTTCCAACCGTCGCTGTGGCTGATCGCCGCGGTCGGCGCCGCCATGCTGGCCATCACGCCGTTCTTGCAGCCTTACCGGCCCAGTTCCATCACCTTGACCCAGGCGGCGACGAAATCGGCGACGAACTTCTGA